In Hydra vulgaris chromosome 06, alternate assembly HydraT2T_AEP, a genomic segment contains:
- the LOC136081392 gene encoding uncharacterized protein LOC136081392 yields MCLRSRNKLKNKFDLLIKDCRYKDNNNQRKYKFIKEVTPNLCADNIPKHHKKLLDLGPNFVPIPSKVPYMDIIRITETAALKLKYSNKNTDANKLRQDVLRVLKIHKPVSTNLDKDQFKALKELKSSNTISIYPFDKGSGFVRINKTDALKKIEEQLGKSKIINYDPTQKLLRKVQNTLRNLKTKFTKNEYRSIYPSDATPPRLYVNLIQPTSNLNKTKLRNSKQFVECAQSWYIDPGELQVSFDIVNLYPSIPVKESIDILLEQLRNSPVFKSKLSFSEIKLLLDLCLSNCYFLHEGNIHTLEDAGPIGLSLMVVMAESFLQHYEEKALLQAQYLTPTICVKSFKRYVDDIHSRFINEAESERFLDLLNNQHTNIKYTIEKESDSHTINFLDLSITNSKSGTYLFNIYRKDAITNVQVKPHSCHDPKIIYGLFKGFIQRAFALCSKH; encoded by the exons ATGTGTTTGCGATcgagaaataaactaaaaaacaaatttgatttattaatcaAGGATTGTagatataaagataataataaccaAAGAAAGTACAAGTTTATAAAAGAGGTAACACCTAATTTATGTGCTGATAATATCCCAAAACATCACAAAAAATTACTAGATTTAGGACCTAACTTTGTTCCTATTCCGAGTAAAGTTCCATATATGGATATAATACGTATAACTGAAACGGCAGCTTTAAAGTTGAagtattcaaacaaaaatactGATGCAAATAAACTTAGACAAGATGTACTTCGAGTTTTGAAAATTCATAAACCGGTTTCTACAAATTTAGATAAGGATCAGTTTAAAGCTCTCAAAGAACTTAAGTCTAGCAACACAATTAGTATTTATCCGTTCGATAAAGGATCAGGCTTTGTTCGAATTAATAAAACCGAtgcacttaaaaaaattgaagaacaaCTCGGAAAATCTAAAATCATAAACTATGATCCAACTCAAAAACTCCTTCGCAAAGTTCAGAATACTTTACGAAATCTGAaaacaaagtttacaaaaaatgaatatagATCAATTTATCCAAGTGACGCCACTCCTCCACGATTATATG taaatctCATCCAACCTACCTCCAATCTTAACAAAACTAAACTTCGAAATTCAAAACAGTTTGTTGAATGTGCTCAATCATGGTATATCGATCCTGGTGAACTTCAAGTTTCCTTCGATATTGTTAATCTTTACCCTTCAATACCAGTTAAAGAATCAATCGATATTTTATTAGAACAACTCCGTAACAGTCCtgtctttaaatcaaaattatctttttcagaaataaaattacttttagatTTGTGTTTgtcaaattgttattttttacatgaagGCAACATACACACATTGGAAGATGCTGGTCCTATAGGTTTATCATTAATGGTAGTAATGGCAGAGAGTTTTCTACAACATTATGAAGAAAAAGCGTTACTACAGGCACAATATCTTACGCCGACAATATgtgtaaaatcatttaaaaggtATGTAGATGATATCCATTCCCGTTTTATAAATGAGGCAGAATCAGAACGTTTTCTTGACTTGTTAAATAATCAACACACAAATATCAAATATACGATTGAAAAAGAAAGCGATTCACACACAATAAATTTTCTCGATCTCTCAATAACAAATAGCAAATCCGGaacatatctttttaatatctatCGCAAAGATGCAATAACTAATGTGCAAGTTAAGCCTCATTCTTGTCACgatccaaaaataatttatggtCTATTTAAAGGTTTTATCCAAAGAGCTTTTGCATTATGCAGTAaacattga